GATAATTGCTACATATCTGAAATTACAGTTTTTGAATTAAGGTTTGGAGCTGAAAACAGCAAGAATAGTAAAAAATCTCATAAAGCAGTTGATAGATTTATTCAAGGTCTGTCAATAATTCCAATATATGGGTGTGCGAAACGATATGCTGAAGAAAAAGTAAGATTGAGAAAAAATGGAACACCGATGCACGATGAATTTGATTTATTAATTGGTGTGACTGCAATTGAAAATAAATTAACCTTAGTGACTGACAATTTGAAAGACTTTAAAAACTTTGATGATTTAAAAGTTGAAAATTGGTACTCCAGATAGAACACTATCGCCAACAAAGAACTGAGTCAAAAACCAACTAAAAATTCATTTATTTTCAGCAAATGTTCTCGCCTGCTCCACCGCTACTACCAACAATGTGTATCATTAATGGCTGTGTTTTGGCAAAATTTTAAGGTTTGAGATTTTTTTCTATCTTTACTAATTAAAACGAAAATGTGTTGATTTTTTGCACGCCACTAATGATACACTCGCCCGTTGTAATGCATTTGAGAGCTGTAATTTCCTGAAACAGGTTGACTAAAAATTAAACCATTAATTATAGTCACTTATGAAATCAAAAAAAGAACAACGGCGAAAAAAAAGCTACCAAAAAGTAACTTTAGAAACCAAATTATTAGTTGTTGACCAAATCGTAAACGGTCAGCTCTCAAGAAAAGTCGCCTCAAAGAAATATGATGTTCCTCGGACAACTATTTCCTACTGGCTAAGAATTTATAGTACCTTAGCCCAACAAAAAATAGGTATGAGTAAAAATCAAGAAATCAAGAAATTAAAAGAAAAGATCGAAGAACTGGAGTTCGTTAAAGACTTTCAGCAAGACATCATTGCTGATATGGAAATCATTACAGGAGTGGATATGGCAAAAAAGTCGTTGCCCAAAACATTAGCAAAAGAGATAGAGCGAAAGAAGAAAGACCGTATAAAAGAAAATGGCTCTATGGATGTTTTGGGATCACTAAACAAGCCTTCTACAAACGACTTAAAGCCCAACAAAAACAACAAATAGACCATCAAAAACTAATTAAAATGGTTAAAGATTATCGTAAGAAAGTTGGCTCTAAAACAGGTGGTATCAAGCTATATGCTGAATTGAAACAAGACTTCATAGATACCGATATTAAGATAGGTAGAGACAAGTTCTATCGTTTTTTAAAACACAATAATCTACTTGTTCCAAAAAGTAAAAATTACATCACCACAACTAACTCTAACCACATGTAAAAAATATAAAAACCTTGTAAAAGACCAAGTTCCCAGAAGACCTGAACAACTCTGGGTAAGCGAC
This genomic window from Flavobacterium sp. CS20 contains:
- a CDS encoding helix-turn-helix domain-containing protein, whose product is MKSKKEQRRKKSYQKVTLETKLLVVDQIVNGQLSRKVASKKYDVPRTTISYWLRIYSTLAQQKIGMSKNQEIKKLKEKIEELEFVKDFQQDIIADMEIITGVDMAKKSLPKTLAKEIERKKKDRIKENGSMDVLGSLNKPSTNDLKPNKNNK
- a CDS encoding PIN domain-containing protein, which translates into the protein MQYLLDTNICVFFLRGLLDYNIIINDKGLDNCYISEITVFELRFGAENSKNSKKSHKAVDRFIQGLSIIPIYGCAKRYAEEKVRLRKNGTPMHDEFDLLIGVTAIENKLTLVTDNLKDFKNFDDLKVENWYSR